In Haloplanus rubicundus, one DNA window encodes the following:
- a CDS encoding molecular chaperone TorD family protein, with protein sequence MSRTDAGDAGLDDLDPDAAARGTVYATLAVAFQHPTEAFHEAAATGRLGADLSRCLERTTLDVSVPDLRTADDYETLAARYNDLFELGFGEYEDRTDGKLSSEGPPVPLYESKYRPDQSWNDVNLDLARAYDYYGLEVDADERDNHDALRYELEFVGYLARREAAVGSDAAAARLDFHDRHLGHAAAGVADRLDDEPGTDVYGALGTLLEAFVRADRNDLAARLEGDG encoded by the coding sequence ATGTCGAGAACCGACGCCGGCGACGCCGGACTGGACGATCTGGACCCGGACGCCGCGGCGCGCGGCACCGTCTACGCGACCCTAGCCGTCGCCTTCCAGCACCCGACCGAGGCGTTCCACGAGGCGGCCGCGACGGGGCGCCTCGGCGCCGACCTGTCGCGCTGTCTGGAGCGCACGACCCTCGACGTGTCCGTCCCCGACCTCCGGACCGCGGACGACTACGAGACGCTGGCGGCCCGGTACAACGACCTGTTCGAACTCGGGTTCGGCGAGTACGAGGACCGGACGGACGGAAAGCTCTCCTCGGAGGGGCCGCCGGTGCCGCTCTACGAGTCGAAGTACCGCCCCGACCAGTCGTGGAACGACGTGAACCTCGACCTGGCGCGGGCGTACGACTACTACGGGCTCGAAGTCGACGCCGACGAGCGCGACAACCACGACGCGCTCCGGTACGAACTGGAGTTCGTAGGCTATCTCGCGCGCCGAGAGGCGGCGGTCGGCTCGGACGCCGCCGCGGCCCGCCTCGATTTCCACGACCGCCACCTCGGCCACGCCGCGGCGGGAGTCGCCGACCGCCTCGACGACGAGCCGGGCACCGACGTGTACGGCGCCCTCGGAACGCTGCTCGAGGCGTTCGTCCGCGCCGACCGGAACGACCTGGCAGCGCGACTGGAGGGCGACGGATGA